The Candidatus Zixiibacteriota bacterium genomic sequence GAGATCGGTCAGGTTGGTAGTCACGAAGGCGAACTTCACAGACATATCGTATGATCGCGCTTCTTCCCGATCAATAAAAAACCGGACGCGGCGCCCGGTTTCGAGTATTATCGGGCAACCCAGCCTACTTTTTTACAACCGACAGCACCTCGCCGATCTTTTCAAGCGCTGTCTGAATATTCTCGACTGAATTGGCGTAGGAGAAACGGGCGTACCCTTCACCGTACTTCCCAAACGCCGACCCCGCGAGACAGGCTACTCCGGCTTGCTCCAACAGAAGGTCAGCGAACTGCCGCGAGTTGAGCCCGGTGCCGCTGATATTGGGGAAAACGTAGAAGGCCCCTTCCGGCTTTAGGCAGGAAATACCCTCGATCTTGTTCAGTCCGGCGACTATGACATCGCGGCGGCGGCGAAACTCGGCTACCATCTTGTCGATCTCATCCTGTGGACCGGTGAGCGCTTCGATCATGGCGTGTTGGGTGAAAGTAGCGGTCGACGAAAAAGCGTTGATCGCCAGCGTAAAGAGATAGTCGGCGAGCTGCCTCGGCATACAGGCGAAACCAAGCCGCCAGCCGGTCATGGCGTACGTCTTGGAGAGCCCGTCGATGGCTATCGTGCGCTCCAGCGCCCCGGGGATCGTGGCGACAGACTTGAATTCGGTGTCATAGACGATGCGCGAGTAGATTTCGTCTGACAGAATCCAGAGGTCATGTTTCCGGGCAATAGCGTAGATTGCTTCGAGGTCTTCCCAGGTAAGCTGTCCGCCGGTCGGGTTCTCCGGCGAGTTCAGAATGATCATCCGGGTCCGCGGGGTGATCAGGCCCTCAAGGTCACTCACCAGAAAGCGGAAATCATTTTCCTCGCGCAGCTTGATCGGCACTGGGGTCGCCCCCAGAAACCGGGTGACTGAACGGTAGGTGGGGTACCCCGGATTGGGGACAATAATCTCATCACCGGGATTGATCAGCGCCACCATGGCGCAGTAGATCAGCGGCTTGCAGCCGGGCATGATGATCGCGTTTTCGGCGGTCCATTTGACGTTGCGCGTCCGTGACATATAGTCGGCCACTACCTCCCTGGCTTCCGGCACGCCGCCAGATGGTGCATAATGGGTCTGGCCGTTGAGGATGGCCCGGTAGGCGGCCTCGGTGATGTTGCGGGGAGTATCGAAATCCGGTTCGCCAATCTGCAGGTGGATGACCTTCCGCCCCTGCCGTTCCATTTGTCTGGCTTTGGCCAGGACGACAAATGCGCCTTCGGATTCGAGTCGAATTATGCTGTCGGAAAAGTGCATGCGTTCAGCCCTTATCGCGAAATCAAACTCCAAGCATTACTTTAACTTGCGCTGCTATGTGCTCGGCAGTCAAGCCGAGTTTCCTGATTAACTGCCAGGGGCGGCCGGATTGCCCGAACCGGTCCGGCACGCCGATCATGGCGAACTTGAGCGACTTGCCGCGAAGCCTGACCCGCTGCGCGATAACCCCAGCCACCCGGTTGCCCAAGCCACCGACCTGGTGTTCCTCGGCGGTCACAACTCCCCCGGTTTCCTCGGCGGCGCGGCGGATCGCC encodes the following:
- a CDS encoding pyridoxal phosphate-dependent aminotransferase; protein product: MEFDFAIRAERMHFSDSIIRLESEGAFVVLAKARQMERQGRKVIHLQIGEPDFDTPRNITEAAYRAILNGQTHYAPSGGVPEAREVVADYMSRTRNVKWTAENAIIMPGCKPLIYCAMVALINPGDEIIVPNPGYPTYRSVTRFLGATPVPIKLREENDFRFLVSDLEGLITPRTRMIILNSPENPTGGQLTWEDLEAIYAIARKHDLWILSDEIYSRIVYDTEFKSVATIPGALERTIAIDGLSKTYAMTGWRLGFACMPRQLADYLFTLAINAFSSTATFTQHAMIEALTGPQDEIDKMVAEFRRRRDVIVAGLNKIEGISCLKPEGAFYVFPNISGTGLNSRQFADLLLEQAGVACLAGSAFGKYGEGYARFSYANSVENIQTALEKIGEVLSVVKK